From Aptenodytes patagonicus chromosome 1, bAptPat1.pri.cur, whole genome shotgun sequence, one genomic window encodes:
- the ILDR2 gene encoding immunoglobulin-like domain-containing receptor 2 isoform X3, with protein sequence MDGHVLGWIVLLWLAGGALCIAAAPSHKEQLCLLTSQVRENKLDAEVEGLQVTVPEKKKVAMLFQPALLRCHFSTSSTQPAVVQWRFKSYCQDRMGEALGMATSGLQTMSKRNLDWDPYLDCVDSRRTVRVVASKQGSAVTIGDFYKERDVSIVHDADLQIGKLMWGDSGLYYCLIITPDDVEGKNEESVELLVLEWVFVGLVILGAFLFFLLVGICWCQCCPHSCCCYVRCPCCPESCCCPRALYVAGKAAKAGYPPAVSSMPGPYYIPSVPVAGVPSPAVLMDKSHPPPLAPGDSSGGSQNAVRKGYRIQADKERDSMKVLYYVEKELAQFDPARRMRERYNNTISELSSLHEEDLNFRQPYRQVRRKPLPPAGDLDGDAEYWAGVMGGGSTSRSQAVSDYRDERDSFRHSQQRSKSEMLSRKSFSVGVPAVSMDELAAFAESYSQRTRRADSQETRRFERSESHGGRGGGLPHQDSSMEEYYTKRSRGNREPLTDSDRGWSYSPPRRRAHEEKHLPRLVSRTPGGSQKYDHSYLSSVLERKSRSYDESGDHSETPSKLSSQPSQRGGGTYYAWSPPSTYKAEKSQQQPQQPPPPPPQQEEGEDTLPPYSERELSRGPSYRAREQAYLNASDKKRKKDAKKTNDFPTRMSLVV encoded by the exons ctgAAGTGGAAGGGTTGCAGGTCACTGTGCCTGAGAAGAAGAAGGTGGCCATGTTGTTTCAGCCTGCTCTGCTTCGCTGCCATTTCTCTACTTCTTCCACCCAACCAGCTGTGGTACAGTGGAGGTTTAAATCTTACTGCCAGGACCGGATGGGAGAAGCTTTGGGTATGGCGACTTCTGGTTTACAAACGATGAGCAAGAGGAACCTGGACTGGGATCCCTACCTGGACTGTGTGGACAGCAGGAGGACAGTCCGTGTCGTCGCCTCCAAACAAGGATCTGCTGTCACTATAGGGGACTTCTATAAGGAAAGAGATGTCAGCATTGTCCACG ATGCAGACCTTCAGATTGGGAAGTTGATGTGGGGAGACAGTGGGCTCTATTACTGCCTTATTATCACACCAGATGATGTGGAGGGCAAGAATGAAGAATCGGTGGAGCTGCTTGTGCTTG AGTGGGTCTTTGTGGGCCTGGTGATCCTGGGGGcgttcctgttcttcctcctggtGGGGATCTGCTGGTGCCAGTGCTGCccacacagctgctgctgttacGTCCGCTGCCCCTGCTGTCCCGAGTCCTGCTGCTGTCCCCGGGCAC tGTATGTAGCAGGCAAAGCAGCAAAAGCCGGGTACCCTCCTGCAGTCTCTTCCATGCCAGGTCCATACTACATCCCCAGTGTTCCTGTAGCTGGTGTCCCGTCTCCTGCTGTGCTGATGGATAAGTCGCACCCCCCTCCCTTAGCCCCAGGTGACTCCAGCGGAGGAAGCCAAAATG CAGTGCGCAAAGGGTACAGGATCCAGGCTGACAAGGAAAGGGACTCCATGAAGGTGCTGTACTATGTTGAGAAAGAACTGGCTCAGTTTGACCCAGCTAGGAGGATGCGAGAACGAT ATAACAACACCATCTCTGAACTCAGCTCTTTGCATGAGGAGGACTTGAACTTCCGGCAACCCTACCGCCAGGTGCGAAGGaaacctctgcctcctgcagGGGACCTGGATGGCGATGCTGAATACTGGGCAGGAGTGATGGGCGGGGGCAGCACATCGAGATCACAGGCTGTCTCCGATTACAGAGATGAGCGGGACAGTTTCCGGCACAG CCAGCAGAGATCCAAGTCCGAGATGTTGTCCCGTAAGAGTTTCTCTGTGGGAGTGCCGGCCGTCTCTATGGATGAGCTGGCAGCCTTTGCAGAGTCCTACAGCCAGCGGACCCGGCGGGCAGACAGCCAGGAAACTCGGCGTTTCGAGCGGTCAGAGTCGCATGGTGGCCGTGGCGGAGGGCTGCCCCACCAGGATAGCTCCATGGAGGAGTACTACACCAAGCGTAGCAGAGGGAACCGAGAGCCGCTGACTGACTCGGATCGGGGCTGGTCATACAGCCCACCCCGGAGACGGGCCCATGAGGAGAAGCACCTGCCCAGGCTGGTGAGCCGGACGCCTGGAGGGAGCCAGAAATACGATCACTCCTACCTCAGCAGCGTCTTGGAGAGGAAATCACGGAGCTACGATGAGAGCGGTGATCACAGTGAAACCCCCTCAAAGCTGAGCTCACAGCCTAGCCAGAGAGGAGGGGGAACATATTATGCCTGGTCACCACCCTCTACCTACAAAGCCGAGAAgtcgcagcagcagccgcagcagccaccaccaccaccgcctcagcaggaggaaggggaggacacCCTGCCCCCGTACAGCGAGAGGGAGCTGAGCCGAGGCCCTTCGTACAGGGCCAGGGAGCAGGCCTACCTCAATGCCTCtgacaagaagaggaaaaaggatgCCAAGAAAACA aACGATTTCCCAACAAGGATGTCTCTCGTGGTTTGA
- the ILDR2 gene encoding immunoglobulin-like domain-containing receptor 2 isoform X4, which translates to MDGHVLGWIVLLWLAGGALCIAAAPSHKEQLCLLTSQVRENKLDAEVEGLQVTVPEKKKVAMLFQPALLRCHFSTSSTQPAVVQWRFKSYCQDRMGEALGMATSGLQTMSKRNLDWDPYLDCVDSRRTVRVVASKQGSAVTIGDFYKERDVSIVHDADLQIGKLMWGDSGLYYCLIITPDDVEGKNEESVELLVLEWVFVGLVILGAFLFFLLVGICWCQCCPHSCCCYVRCPCCPESCCCPRALYVAGKAAKAGYPPAVSSMPGPYYIPSVPVAGVPSPAVLMDKSHPPPLAPGDSSGGSQNVRKGYRIQADKERDSMKVLYYVEKELAQFDPARRMRERYNNTISELSSLHEEDLNFRQPYRQVRRKPLPPAGDLDGDAEYWAGVMGGGSTSRSQAVSDYRDERDSFRHSQQRSKSEMLSRKSFSVGVPAVSMDELAAFAESYSQRTRRADSQETRRFERSESHGGRGGGLPHQDSSMEEYYTKRSRGNREPLTDSDRGWSYSPPRRRAHEEKHLPRLVSRTPGGSQKYDHSYLSSVLERKSRSYDESGDHSETPSKLSSQPSQRGGGTYYAWSPPSTYKAEKSQQQPQQPPPPPPQQEEGEDTLPPYSERELSRGPSYRAREQAYLNASDKKRKKDAKKTNDFPTRMSLVV; encoded by the exons ctgAAGTGGAAGGGTTGCAGGTCACTGTGCCTGAGAAGAAGAAGGTGGCCATGTTGTTTCAGCCTGCTCTGCTTCGCTGCCATTTCTCTACTTCTTCCACCCAACCAGCTGTGGTACAGTGGAGGTTTAAATCTTACTGCCAGGACCGGATGGGAGAAGCTTTGGGTATGGCGACTTCTGGTTTACAAACGATGAGCAAGAGGAACCTGGACTGGGATCCCTACCTGGACTGTGTGGACAGCAGGAGGACAGTCCGTGTCGTCGCCTCCAAACAAGGATCTGCTGTCACTATAGGGGACTTCTATAAGGAAAGAGATGTCAGCATTGTCCACG ATGCAGACCTTCAGATTGGGAAGTTGATGTGGGGAGACAGTGGGCTCTATTACTGCCTTATTATCACACCAGATGATGTGGAGGGCAAGAATGAAGAATCGGTGGAGCTGCTTGTGCTTG AGTGGGTCTTTGTGGGCCTGGTGATCCTGGGGGcgttcctgttcttcctcctggtGGGGATCTGCTGGTGCCAGTGCTGCccacacagctgctgctgttacGTCCGCTGCCCCTGCTGTCCCGAGTCCTGCTGCTGTCCCCGGGCAC tGTATGTAGCAGGCAAAGCAGCAAAAGCCGGGTACCCTCCTGCAGTCTCTTCCATGCCAGGTCCATACTACATCCCCAGTGTTCCTGTAGCTGGTGTCCCGTCTCCTGCTGTGCTGATGGATAAGTCGCACCCCCCTCCCTTAGCCCCAGGTGACTCCAGCGGAGGAAGCCAAAATG TGCGCAAAGGGTACAGGATCCAGGCTGACAAGGAAAGGGACTCCATGAAGGTGCTGTACTATGTTGAGAAAGAACTGGCTCAGTTTGACCCAGCTAGGAGGATGCGAGAACGAT ATAACAACACCATCTCTGAACTCAGCTCTTTGCATGAGGAGGACTTGAACTTCCGGCAACCCTACCGCCAGGTGCGAAGGaaacctctgcctcctgcagGGGACCTGGATGGCGATGCTGAATACTGGGCAGGAGTGATGGGCGGGGGCAGCACATCGAGATCACAGGCTGTCTCCGATTACAGAGATGAGCGGGACAGTTTCCGGCACAG CCAGCAGAGATCCAAGTCCGAGATGTTGTCCCGTAAGAGTTTCTCTGTGGGAGTGCCGGCCGTCTCTATGGATGAGCTGGCAGCCTTTGCAGAGTCCTACAGCCAGCGGACCCGGCGGGCAGACAGCCAGGAAACTCGGCGTTTCGAGCGGTCAGAGTCGCATGGTGGCCGTGGCGGAGGGCTGCCCCACCAGGATAGCTCCATGGAGGAGTACTACACCAAGCGTAGCAGAGGGAACCGAGAGCCGCTGACTGACTCGGATCGGGGCTGGTCATACAGCCCACCCCGGAGACGGGCCCATGAGGAGAAGCACCTGCCCAGGCTGGTGAGCCGGACGCCTGGAGGGAGCCAGAAATACGATCACTCCTACCTCAGCAGCGTCTTGGAGAGGAAATCACGGAGCTACGATGAGAGCGGTGATCACAGTGAAACCCCCTCAAAGCTGAGCTCACAGCCTAGCCAGAGAGGAGGGGGAACATATTATGCCTGGTCACCACCCTCTACCTACAAAGCCGAGAAgtcgcagcagcagccgcagcagccaccaccaccaccgcctcagcaggaggaaggggaggacacCCTGCCCCCGTACAGCGAGAGGGAGCTGAGCCGAGGCCCTTCGTACAGGGCCAGGGAGCAGGCCTACCTCAATGCCTCtgacaagaagaggaaaaaggatgCCAAGAAAACA aACGATTTCCCAACAAGGATGTCTCTCGTGGTTTGA
- the ILDR2 gene encoding immunoglobulin-like domain-containing receptor 2 isoform X2, giving the protein MDGHVLGWIVLLWLAGGALCIAAAPSHKEQLCLLTSQVRENKLDAEVEGLQVTVPEKKKVAMLFQPALLRCHFSTSSTQPAVVQWRFKSYCQDRMGEALGMATSGLQTMSKRNLDWDPYLDCVDSRRTVRVVASKQGSAVTIGDFYKERDVSIVHDADLQIGKLMWGDSGLYYCLIITPDDVEGKNEESVELLVLGRTGLLADLLPSFAVEIMPEWVFVGLVILGAFLFFLLVGICWCQCCPHSCCCYVRCPCCPESCCCPRALYVAGKAAKAGYPPAVSSMPGPYYIPSVPVAGVPSPAVLMDKSHPPPLAPGDSSGGSQNVRKGYRIQADKERDSMKVLYYVEKELAQFDPARRMRERYNNTISELSSLHEEDLNFRQPYRQVRRKPLPPAGDLDGDAEYWAGVMGGGSTSRSQAVSDYRDERDSFRHSQQRSKSEMLSRKSFSVGVPAVSMDELAAFAESYSQRTRRADSQETRRFERSESHGGRGGGLPHQDSSMEEYYTKRSRGNREPLTDSDRGWSYSPPRRRAHEEKHLPRLVSRTPGGSQKYDHSYLSSVLERKSRSYDESGDHSETPSKLSSQPSQRGGGTYYAWSPPSTYKAEKSQQQPQQPPPPPPQQEEGEDTLPPYSERELSRGPSYRAREQAYLNASDKKRKKDAKKTNDFPTRMSLVV; this is encoded by the exons ctgAAGTGGAAGGGTTGCAGGTCACTGTGCCTGAGAAGAAGAAGGTGGCCATGTTGTTTCAGCCTGCTCTGCTTCGCTGCCATTTCTCTACTTCTTCCACCCAACCAGCTGTGGTACAGTGGAGGTTTAAATCTTACTGCCAGGACCGGATGGGAGAAGCTTTGGGTATGGCGACTTCTGGTTTACAAACGATGAGCAAGAGGAACCTGGACTGGGATCCCTACCTGGACTGTGTGGACAGCAGGAGGACAGTCCGTGTCGTCGCCTCCAAACAAGGATCTGCTGTCACTATAGGGGACTTCTATAAGGAAAGAGATGTCAGCATTGTCCACG ATGCAGACCTTCAGATTGGGAAGTTGATGTGGGGAGACAGTGGGCTCTATTACTGCCTTATTATCACACCAGATGATGTGGAGGGCAAGAATGAAGAATCGGTGGAGCTGCTTGTGCTTG GCAGGACAGGGCTGCTTGCTGATCTCTTGCCCAGTTTTGCTGTGGAGATTATGCCAG AGTGGGTCTTTGTGGGCCTGGTGATCCTGGGGGcgttcctgttcttcctcctggtGGGGATCTGCTGGTGCCAGTGCTGCccacacagctgctgctgttacGTCCGCTGCCCCTGCTGTCCCGAGTCCTGCTGCTGTCCCCGGGCAC tGTATGTAGCAGGCAAAGCAGCAAAAGCCGGGTACCCTCCTGCAGTCTCTTCCATGCCAGGTCCATACTACATCCCCAGTGTTCCTGTAGCTGGTGTCCCGTCTCCTGCTGTGCTGATGGATAAGTCGCACCCCCCTCCCTTAGCCCCAGGTGACTCCAGCGGAGGAAGCCAAAATG TGCGCAAAGGGTACAGGATCCAGGCTGACAAGGAAAGGGACTCCATGAAGGTGCTGTACTATGTTGAGAAAGAACTGGCTCAGTTTGACCCAGCTAGGAGGATGCGAGAACGAT ATAACAACACCATCTCTGAACTCAGCTCTTTGCATGAGGAGGACTTGAACTTCCGGCAACCCTACCGCCAGGTGCGAAGGaaacctctgcctcctgcagGGGACCTGGATGGCGATGCTGAATACTGGGCAGGAGTGATGGGCGGGGGCAGCACATCGAGATCACAGGCTGTCTCCGATTACAGAGATGAGCGGGACAGTTTCCGGCACAG CCAGCAGAGATCCAAGTCCGAGATGTTGTCCCGTAAGAGTTTCTCTGTGGGAGTGCCGGCCGTCTCTATGGATGAGCTGGCAGCCTTTGCAGAGTCCTACAGCCAGCGGACCCGGCGGGCAGACAGCCAGGAAACTCGGCGTTTCGAGCGGTCAGAGTCGCATGGTGGCCGTGGCGGAGGGCTGCCCCACCAGGATAGCTCCATGGAGGAGTACTACACCAAGCGTAGCAGAGGGAACCGAGAGCCGCTGACTGACTCGGATCGGGGCTGGTCATACAGCCCACCCCGGAGACGGGCCCATGAGGAGAAGCACCTGCCCAGGCTGGTGAGCCGGACGCCTGGAGGGAGCCAGAAATACGATCACTCCTACCTCAGCAGCGTCTTGGAGAGGAAATCACGGAGCTACGATGAGAGCGGTGATCACAGTGAAACCCCCTCAAAGCTGAGCTCACAGCCTAGCCAGAGAGGAGGGGGAACATATTATGCCTGGTCACCACCCTCTACCTACAAAGCCGAGAAgtcgcagcagcagccgcagcagccaccaccaccaccgcctcagcaggaggaaggggaggacacCCTGCCCCCGTACAGCGAGAGGGAGCTGAGCCGAGGCCCTTCGTACAGGGCCAGGGAGCAGGCCTACCTCAATGCCTCtgacaagaagaggaaaaaggatgCCAAGAAAACA aACGATTTCCCAACAAGGATGTCTCTCGTGGTTTGA
- the ILDR2 gene encoding immunoglobulin-like domain-containing receptor 2 isoform X5, producing MDGHVLGWIVLLWLAAEVEGLQVTVPEKKKVAMLFQPALLRCHFSTSSTQPAVVQWRFKSYCQDRMGEALGMATSGLQTMSKRNLDWDPYLDCVDSRRTVRVVASKQGSAVTIGDFYKERDVSIVHDADLQIGKLMWGDSGLYYCLIITPDDVEGKNEESVELLVLGRTGLLADLLPSFAVEIMPEWVFVGLVILGAFLFFLLVGICWCQCCPHSCCCYVRCPCCPESCCCPRALYVAGKAAKAGYPPAVSSMPGPYYIPSVPVAGVPSPAVLMDKSHPPPLAPGDSSGGSQNAVRKGYRIQADKERDSMKVLYYVEKELAQFDPARRMRERYNNTISELSSLHEEDLNFRQPYRQVRRKPLPPAGDLDGDAEYWAGVMGGGSTSRSQAVSDYRDERDSFRHSQQRSKSEMLSRKSFSVGVPAVSMDELAAFAESYSQRTRRADSQETRRFERSESHGGRGGGLPHQDSSMEEYYTKRSRGNREPLTDSDRGWSYSPPRRRAHEEKHLPRLVSRTPGGSQKYDHSYLSSVLERKSRSYDESGDHSETPSKLSSQPSQRGGGTYYAWSPPSTYKAEKSQQQPQQPPPPPPQQEEGEDTLPPYSERELSRGPSYRAREQAYLNASDKKRKKDAKKTNDFPTRMSLVV from the exons ctgAAGTGGAAGGGTTGCAGGTCACTGTGCCTGAGAAGAAGAAGGTGGCCATGTTGTTTCAGCCTGCTCTGCTTCGCTGCCATTTCTCTACTTCTTCCACCCAACCAGCTGTGGTACAGTGGAGGTTTAAATCTTACTGCCAGGACCGGATGGGAGAAGCTTTGGGTATGGCGACTTCTGGTTTACAAACGATGAGCAAGAGGAACCTGGACTGGGATCCCTACCTGGACTGTGTGGACAGCAGGAGGACAGTCCGTGTCGTCGCCTCCAAACAAGGATCTGCTGTCACTATAGGGGACTTCTATAAGGAAAGAGATGTCAGCATTGTCCACG ATGCAGACCTTCAGATTGGGAAGTTGATGTGGGGAGACAGTGGGCTCTATTACTGCCTTATTATCACACCAGATGATGTGGAGGGCAAGAATGAAGAATCGGTGGAGCTGCTTGTGCTTG GCAGGACAGGGCTGCTTGCTGATCTCTTGCCCAGTTTTGCTGTGGAGATTATGCCAG AGTGGGTCTTTGTGGGCCTGGTGATCCTGGGGGcgttcctgttcttcctcctggtGGGGATCTGCTGGTGCCAGTGCTGCccacacagctgctgctgttacGTCCGCTGCCCCTGCTGTCCCGAGTCCTGCTGCTGTCCCCGGGCAC tGTATGTAGCAGGCAAAGCAGCAAAAGCCGGGTACCCTCCTGCAGTCTCTTCCATGCCAGGTCCATACTACATCCCCAGTGTTCCTGTAGCTGGTGTCCCGTCTCCTGCTGTGCTGATGGATAAGTCGCACCCCCCTCCCTTAGCCCCAGGTGACTCCAGCGGAGGAAGCCAAAATG CAGTGCGCAAAGGGTACAGGATCCAGGCTGACAAGGAAAGGGACTCCATGAAGGTGCTGTACTATGTTGAGAAAGAACTGGCTCAGTTTGACCCAGCTAGGAGGATGCGAGAACGAT ATAACAACACCATCTCTGAACTCAGCTCTTTGCATGAGGAGGACTTGAACTTCCGGCAACCCTACCGCCAGGTGCGAAGGaaacctctgcctcctgcagGGGACCTGGATGGCGATGCTGAATACTGGGCAGGAGTGATGGGCGGGGGCAGCACATCGAGATCACAGGCTGTCTCCGATTACAGAGATGAGCGGGACAGTTTCCGGCACAG CCAGCAGAGATCCAAGTCCGAGATGTTGTCCCGTAAGAGTTTCTCTGTGGGAGTGCCGGCCGTCTCTATGGATGAGCTGGCAGCCTTTGCAGAGTCCTACAGCCAGCGGACCCGGCGGGCAGACAGCCAGGAAACTCGGCGTTTCGAGCGGTCAGAGTCGCATGGTGGCCGTGGCGGAGGGCTGCCCCACCAGGATAGCTCCATGGAGGAGTACTACACCAAGCGTAGCAGAGGGAACCGAGAGCCGCTGACTGACTCGGATCGGGGCTGGTCATACAGCCCACCCCGGAGACGGGCCCATGAGGAGAAGCACCTGCCCAGGCTGGTGAGCCGGACGCCTGGAGGGAGCCAGAAATACGATCACTCCTACCTCAGCAGCGTCTTGGAGAGGAAATCACGGAGCTACGATGAGAGCGGTGATCACAGTGAAACCCCCTCAAAGCTGAGCTCACAGCCTAGCCAGAGAGGAGGGGGAACATATTATGCCTGGTCACCACCCTCTACCTACAAAGCCGAGAAgtcgcagcagcagccgcagcagccaccaccaccaccgcctcagcaggaggaaggggaggacacCCTGCCCCCGTACAGCGAGAGGGAGCTGAGCCGAGGCCCTTCGTACAGGGCCAGGGAGCAGGCCTACCTCAATGCCTCtgacaagaagaggaaaaaggatgCCAAGAAAACA aACGATTTCCCAACAAGGATGTCTCTCGTGGTTTGA
- the ILDR2 gene encoding immunoglobulin-like domain-containing receptor 2 isoform X7, which yields MDSRFSSPQWLCKGMKGLHQAEVEGLQVTVPEKKKVAMLFQPALLRCHFSTSSTQPAVVQWRFKSYCQDRMGEALGMATSGLQTMSKRNLDWDPYLDCVDSRRTVRVVASKQGSAVTIGDFYKERDVSIVHDADLQIGKLMWGDSGLYYCLIITPDDVEGKNEESVELLVLGRTGLLADLLPSFAVEIMPEWVFVGLVILGAFLFFLLVGICWCQCCPHSCCCYVRCPCCPESCCCPRALYVAGKAAKAGYPPAVSSMPGPYYIPSVPVAGVPSPAVLMDKSHPPPLAPGDSSGGSQNAVRKGYRIQADKERDSMKVLYYVEKELAQFDPARRMRERYNNTISELSSLHEEDLNFRQPYRQVRRKPLPPAGDLDGDAEYWAGVMGGGSTSRSQAVSDYRDERDSFRHSQQRSKSEMLSRKSFSVGVPAVSMDELAAFAESYSQRTRRADSQETRRFERSESHGGRGGGLPHQDSSMEEYYTKRSRGNREPLTDSDRGWSYSPPRRRAHEEKHLPRLVSRTPGGSQKYDHSYLSSVLERKSRSYDESGDHSETPSKLSSQPSQRGGGTYYAWSPPSTYKAEKSQQQPQQPPPPPPQQEEGEDTLPPYSERELSRGPSYRAREQAYLNASDKKRKKDAKKTNDFPTRMSLVV from the exons ctgAAGTGGAAGGGTTGCAGGTCACTGTGCCTGAGAAGAAGAAGGTGGCCATGTTGTTTCAGCCTGCTCTGCTTCGCTGCCATTTCTCTACTTCTTCCACCCAACCAGCTGTGGTACAGTGGAGGTTTAAATCTTACTGCCAGGACCGGATGGGAGAAGCTTTGGGTATGGCGACTTCTGGTTTACAAACGATGAGCAAGAGGAACCTGGACTGGGATCCCTACCTGGACTGTGTGGACAGCAGGAGGACAGTCCGTGTCGTCGCCTCCAAACAAGGATCTGCTGTCACTATAGGGGACTTCTATAAGGAAAGAGATGTCAGCATTGTCCACG ATGCAGACCTTCAGATTGGGAAGTTGATGTGGGGAGACAGTGGGCTCTATTACTGCCTTATTATCACACCAGATGATGTGGAGGGCAAGAATGAAGAATCGGTGGAGCTGCTTGTGCTTG GCAGGACAGGGCTGCTTGCTGATCTCTTGCCCAGTTTTGCTGTGGAGATTATGCCAG AGTGGGTCTTTGTGGGCCTGGTGATCCTGGGGGcgttcctgttcttcctcctggtGGGGATCTGCTGGTGCCAGTGCTGCccacacagctgctgctgttacGTCCGCTGCCCCTGCTGTCCCGAGTCCTGCTGCTGTCCCCGGGCAC tGTATGTAGCAGGCAAAGCAGCAAAAGCCGGGTACCCTCCTGCAGTCTCTTCCATGCCAGGTCCATACTACATCCCCAGTGTTCCTGTAGCTGGTGTCCCGTCTCCTGCTGTGCTGATGGATAAGTCGCACCCCCCTCCCTTAGCCCCAGGTGACTCCAGCGGAGGAAGCCAAAATG CAGTGCGCAAAGGGTACAGGATCCAGGCTGACAAGGAAAGGGACTCCATGAAGGTGCTGTACTATGTTGAGAAAGAACTGGCTCAGTTTGACCCAGCTAGGAGGATGCGAGAACGAT ATAACAACACCATCTCTGAACTCAGCTCTTTGCATGAGGAGGACTTGAACTTCCGGCAACCCTACCGCCAGGTGCGAAGGaaacctctgcctcctgcagGGGACCTGGATGGCGATGCTGAATACTGGGCAGGAGTGATGGGCGGGGGCAGCACATCGAGATCACAGGCTGTCTCCGATTACAGAGATGAGCGGGACAGTTTCCGGCACAG CCAGCAGAGATCCAAGTCCGAGATGTTGTCCCGTAAGAGTTTCTCTGTGGGAGTGCCGGCCGTCTCTATGGATGAGCTGGCAGCCTTTGCAGAGTCCTACAGCCAGCGGACCCGGCGGGCAGACAGCCAGGAAACTCGGCGTTTCGAGCGGTCAGAGTCGCATGGTGGCCGTGGCGGAGGGCTGCCCCACCAGGATAGCTCCATGGAGGAGTACTACACCAAGCGTAGCAGAGGGAACCGAGAGCCGCTGACTGACTCGGATCGGGGCTGGTCATACAGCCCACCCCGGAGACGGGCCCATGAGGAGAAGCACCTGCCCAGGCTGGTGAGCCGGACGCCTGGAGGGAGCCAGAAATACGATCACTCCTACCTCAGCAGCGTCTTGGAGAGGAAATCACGGAGCTACGATGAGAGCGGTGATCACAGTGAAACCCCCTCAAAGCTGAGCTCACAGCCTAGCCAGAGAGGAGGGGGAACATATTATGCCTGGTCACCACCCTCTACCTACAAAGCCGAGAAgtcgcagcagcagccgcagcagccaccaccaccaccgcctcagcaggaggaaggggaggacacCCTGCCCCCGTACAGCGAGAGGGAGCTGAGCCGAGGCCCTTCGTACAGGGCCAGGGAGCAGGCCTACCTCAATGCCTCtgacaagaagaggaaaaaggatgCCAAGAAAACA aACGATTTCCCAACAAGGATGTCTCTCGTGGTTTGA